Proteins encoded within one genomic window of Bermanella sp. WJH001:
- a CDS encoding SDR family oxidoreductase has protein sequence MSQVVLITGANRGIGLSMAQQYVAQGCEVIAVCRESSDEIEDLADLVISGIDLTLDDAMDSVTQVLELAQGPDFKLDILINNAGLFKNETLDAMEVDQIREQFEVNALAPLKVTHALLPFLKEGSKVVNITSRMGSIEDNTSGAYYGYRASKAALNAFTKSFAMDLKPKGIAVAVIHPGFVQTRMVGFNGDITPDQAAKGILERTAELTLDNTGGFWHSNGQTLPW, from the coding sequence ATGTCACAAGTGGTATTAATAACAGGCGCTAATCGTGGTATCGGCTTATCAATGGCCCAACAGTATGTGGCGCAGGGTTGTGAAGTGATTGCGGTGTGCCGTGAAAGCTCTGATGAAATCGAAGATCTTGCCGATCTTGTGATCAGCGGTATTGATCTGACACTAGATGATGCCATGGATTCCGTCACCCAAGTGCTTGAATTGGCCCAAGGCCCAGATTTCAAATTAGATATTCTAATTAACAATGCGGGTTTATTTAAAAATGAAACCCTAGATGCCATGGAAGTGGATCAAATTCGTGAACAATTTGAGGTGAATGCACTGGCGCCTTTGAAAGTGACCCATGCCCTATTACCATTTTTAAAGGAAGGCTCAAAAGTGGTGAATATCACGAGCCGTATGGGCAGCATCGAAGATAATACCAGCGGTGCCTACTATGGATACCGTGCCAGTAAAGCCGCATTAAATGCGTTTACCAAGTCATTTGCCATGGACCTGAAGCCAAAAGGCATAGCCGTTGCTGTGATTCACCCAGGTTTTGTGCAAACACGCATGGTTGGCTTTAACGGCGACATCACACCGGACCAAGCTGCCAAAGGTATTCTAGAGCGCACAGCTGAATTAACGTTAGACAATACAGGTGGTTTTTGGCACAGCAATGGCCAAACGTTACCTTGGTAA
- a CDS encoding DUF938 domain-containing protein — protein MIEKVVNPSCLRNQHPILKALLPWLSEPGQLLELASGTGQHGVYIGQHLPHIRWQLTEHPSQIQLSQPWQQAANLSNVLPCIELDINQPNWPAELGQFQYSFCANLLHYVSEQEVHHIFKAVSRVLNTQGLFFCYGPINEQGFTSDGNASLDKWLKEDVNAQAGIKELSFLQSSAQQQGLTLKQRLNLPANNVILIFEKQ, from the coding sequence ATGATTGAGAAAGTGGTCAACCCATCGTGCTTGCGCAATCAACACCCCATTTTAAAGGCATTATTACCTTGGTTATCAGAGCCTGGGCAATTATTGGAACTGGCCAGTGGCACCGGCCAACATGGGGTGTATATTGGCCAGCACCTGCCTCATATTCGCTGGCAGTTAACTGAGCACCCTTCTCAAATCCAACTATCACAACCTTGGCAACAAGCAGCCAATTTATCAAATGTATTGCCGTGTATTGAATTAGATATAAACCAACCGAATTGGCCTGCTGAACTTGGCCAGTTCCAATACAGTTTTTGTGCAAATTTATTGCACTATGTCAGCGAGCAAGAGGTTCATCATATTTTTAAGGCCGTCAGCCGCGTGCTAAATACACAAGGTTTATTTTTTTGTTATGGGCCGATTAATGAACAGGGCTTTACCAGCGACGGCAATGCCAGTTTAGATAAATGGTTAAAAGAAGACGTAAACGCACAAGCAGGAATCAAAGAGCTGAGTTTTTTACAATCCAGTGCACAGCAGCAAGGATTAACACTGAAGCAGCGCTTAAACTTACCGGCTAACAATGTGATTTTGATATTTGAAAAACAGTAA
- a CDS encoding TIM barrel protein — translation MRLVANLSLLFTEVPLLERFQAAADAGFKTVEIQFPYDEKVADLVAAKQQAGVNVCLINVPADDLMTGGEGLACVTGKEAQFEQALKQACIYAKALDVKMVNVLPGRCLDEARYAQYMETLKRNLTKAATVMQKHNILVTFEAVNTKDMPGFIIHHTQQMLDIMSQLNHPNLKMQYDIYHMQIMDGNVDETLRHHANMIGHIQFADVPGRGEPLSGNLNFKTIFEDIKNSHYHGYVSAEYRPSEGDTQASLSWLSQFDLEWLNHDHGTQISPY, via the coding sequence ATGAGACTTGTCGCGAATTTATCTTTGCTCTTTACAGAGGTGCCGTTACTTGAGCGATTCCAAGCAGCGGCAGATGCCGGTTTTAAAACCGTCGAAATACAGTTTCCCTACGATGAAAAGGTGGCCGATTTGGTGGCGGCTAAACAGCAGGCCGGTGTCAATGTGTGTTTGATCAATGTCCCAGCCGATGACCTGATGACAGGTGGTGAAGGCCTTGCTTGTGTGACGGGCAAAGAAGCACAATTCGAACAAGCACTAAAACAAGCTTGCATTTATGCTAAAGCACTGGATGTAAAAATGGTGAATGTATTGCCAGGTCGTTGCTTGGATGAGGCTAGGTACGCCCAATATATGGAAACCCTAAAGCGCAACTTAACCAAAGCGGCCACAGTGATGCAAAAGCATAATATATTGGTGACCTTTGAAGCGGTTAACACCAAAGACATGCCAGGTTTTATTATTCATCATACGCAACAAATGTTGGATATCATGTCGCAGCTTAATCATCCAAATTTAAAGATGCAGTACGACATCTATCACATGCAAATAATGGATGGTAACGTCGATGAAACCTTACGACACCACGCCAATATGATTGGTCACATTCAATTTGCAGATGTGCCCGGAAGAGGCGAGCCTTTAAGTGGCAACCTGAACTTCAAAACGATTTTTGAAGACATTAAAAACAGCCATTACCACGGCTATGTGTCTGCGGAGTATCGACCTAGCGAAGGGGACACGCAAGCAAGCTTAAGCTGGTTAAGTCAGTTTGATTTAGAGTGGTTAAACCATGATCATGGCACGCAAATATCACCCTATTAA
- a CDS encoding NAD(P)-dependent oxidoreductase, with protein sequence MCLRFVRIDQSRYKSIRIIMTHVGFIGIGLMGLPMCKRLLTAGVSLSVWNRNPTKCLPLVELGASQASSIADIAQQCDVIMLCVSNTQAVQEVVESLLPYLRKGQIIVDFSSISPDATNVLNKQVSSKGVSWVDCPVSGGVAGAQAGTLAMMAGGDESVVSSVEPLLLNLGQRLTYMGKSGSGQTTKICNQMIVSCNVLVIAEVMAMAKRAGVDAAKIPQALTGGFADSIPLQLTGSRMAVQDFDEIKWHVKTLLKDLDMAGDLGKALGSATPMSGLGAQLMRQHASHGFADKDPATLVTLYEAMLNSDSTNDEQK encoded by the coding sequence TTGTGTCTTCGTTTTGTTAGAATAGATCAATCAAGATACAAAAGTATAAGGATCATTATGACACACGTCGGTTTTATTGGGATTGGTTTGATGGGCCTGCCAATGTGTAAGCGTTTACTTACTGCAGGGGTTTCATTATCTGTATGGAATCGTAATCCCACCAAGTGTTTACCCTTGGTTGAATTAGGTGCTTCTCAAGCCTCCTCTATTGCTGATATTGCCCAGCAATGTGACGTGATTATGTTGTGTGTCTCTAATACTCAAGCGGTACAAGAGGTTGTTGAGTCACTGCTGCCTTACTTGCGTAAAGGTCAAATCATCGTGGACTTTAGCTCCATTAGCCCAGATGCCACAAACGTTTTAAACAAGCAGGTTTCAAGCAAAGGTGTGTCATGGGTCGATTGTCCTGTTTCAGGCGGTGTTGCCGGAGCCCAAGCCGGTACGTTAGCCATGATGGCTGGCGGAGATGAGAGTGTGGTCAGCAGTGTTGAGCCGTTACTGCTAAATCTTGGTCAGCGTTTAACTTATATGGGTAAAAGTGGTTCGGGGCAAACCACCAAAATTTGTAATCAAATGATCGTTAGCTGCAATGTATTGGTCATCGCAGAGGTGATGGCCATGGCAAAACGAGCGGGGGTCGATGCCGCGAAAATTCCACAGGCATTAACCGGTGGCTTTGCCGACAGCATCCCCTTACAGCTAACCGGTTCTCGCATGGCAGTACAGGACTTTGACGAAATTAAATGGCATGTAAAAACCCTTCTTAAAGATTTGGATATGGCAGGGGATTTAGGTAAAGCCCTTGGCAGTGCGACTCCCATGTCAGGTTTAGGCGCGCAACTGATGCGCCAGCATGCCAGTCACGGTTTTGCCGATAAAGACCCAGCCACCTTGGTGACGCTATATGAAGCTATGCTCAATAGTGATAGCACGAATGACGAGCAAAAATAG
- a CDS encoding HDOD domain-containing protein: MNLSSLFDHSQNLPNIPKVVQELIQTFNQSDFDMDEIAKKISLDPVLTAKVLRLANCAHYGVSRTISSTTDASVLLGFSTLRTLVLASGITGAMQSPPGFNRKEFWRDNFAVAAIAKWMAPYCKINPETAFTCGMLHSIGELLIQLLAPQEAKKIHAAVEAGGKLASVEKSMLGYTYADVGAELAKRWKFPDEIADGILYHCHEDLANLEQPLAGLLHLALYIHTCHKMGLSAEEILKDFPLDIAKAIEMDTDKALSDLENVDGIESGMDTLLEDIA, translated from the coding sequence ATGAACTTATCTAGCTTATTTGATCACAGCCAAAACCTTCCTAATATCCCTAAGGTCGTACAAGAACTCATTCAGACCTTTAACCAGTCTGATTTTGATATGGATGAAATCGCAAAGAAAATCAGTCTTGACCCAGTACTCACCGCCAAAGTGCTGCGCCTTGCAAATTGCGCCCATTACGGTGTGAGCCGGACCATTTCAAGTACAACCGATGCTTCGGTATTACTGGGTTTCTCAACCCTTAGAACCTTGGTATTAGCATCTGGTATTACAGGGGCCATGCAAAGCCCGCCTGGGTTTAATCGAAAAGAGTTTTGGCGAGATAACTTCGCTGTGGCTGCCATTGCAAAGTGGATGGCGCCGTATTGCAAAATCAACCCTGAGACTGCATTCACCTGTGGCATGTTGCACAGTATTGGCGAGTTACTCATACAATTGCTAGCACCTCAGGAGGCCAAAAAAATTCACGCAGCGGTTGAAGCTGGGGGCAAGCTTGCCAGTGTTGAAAAATCCATGCTGGGTTACACCTATGCCGATGTGGGTGCTGAGTTAGCGAAACGCTGGAAATTCCCAGATGAAATTGCAGATGGCATTCTTTACCACTGCCATGAAGATTTAGCTAATTTAGAGCAACCCTTAGCAGGCTTATTGCATTTGGCATTGTATATTCATACTTGCCATAAAATGGGATTGTCAGCCGAAGAAATCTTAAAGGACTTCCCGTTGGATATTGCCAAGGCAATTGAAATGGATACTGACAAAGCACTTTCTGATCTTGAGAATGTAGATGGCATTGAATCCGGTATGGATACCTTATTGGAAGATATCGCTTAA
- a CDS encoding MFS transporter: MFSIPYPVWLIAIAQALGMLTAPLVIFVGGFLGVLFAPSHALATLPVAALVVGGAVSSMPAAFIMKRIGRRSGFVYATLIAILGSILAFYSVRGENFFGLCFSIFLLGMHMAFVQQFRFAAIEWVSADKVAITASVVMLGGLVAAWLGPEIAMQGKDLFATSFSGSFILLALCHVGLLVLLSVMPFAVIDAAPDPTYLKRSWLNLFTIPGIGAAIASAAVAFGVMSLIMTATPVSMSEIQNYPLDDTKTVIQSHIMAMFIPSLFAPFLFRMFSLFTMLLLGLIVMSVAITIAILDQSYWGYWSALVCLGIGWNFLFVGGTTLLSQQYDKQESFTVQAMNDFCVFSTQAVMSLSAGWIVFNYGWFALNLIAVPLLIFALVMIARWYFSNHKTKQAT, from the coding sequence GTGTTTTCGATTCCGTATCCTGTTTGGTTGATAGCCATAGCACAAGCCCTCGGTATGCTGACGGCCCCTTTAGTGATTTTTGTGGGGGGATTTTTAGGTGTATTGTTTGCCCCCTCTCATGCATTGGCAACCTTACCCGTTGCTGCTTTAGTCGTCGGTGGCGCAGTCAGTAGTATGCCAGCTGCATTTATTATGAAGCGTATTGGGCGACGCAGTGGTTTTGTTTACGCCACGTTGATCGCTATCTTAGGATCAATTCTGGCGTTTTATAGTGTGCGTGGTGAGAATTTTTTCGGGCTATGTTTCAGCATCTTTTTATTGGGTATGCACATGGCGTTTGTGCAGCAGTTTCGCTTTGCCGCAATTGAATGGGTGTCGGCTGATAAAGTCGCTATCACAGCCAGTGTCGTGATGTTAGGAGGATTAGTAGCCGCTTGGCTTGGTCCTGAGATTGCTATGCAGGGCAAAGACTTATTTGCTACGTCATTTAGTGGCAGCTTTATTTTATTGGCACTGTGTCATGTCGGTTTATTAGTATTACTGAGTGTCATGCCCTTTGCCGTGATTGATGCGGCCCCTGATCCTACTTACCTTAAGCGTTCATGGTTGAATTTATTTACCATACCCGGCATTGGAGCTGCAATTGCAAGTGCTGCGGTTGCATTTGGTGTCATGAGTTTAATTATGACGGCAACCCCTGTGAGTATGAGCGAGATTCAAAACTACCCACTGGATGACACAAAAACGGTGATTCAAAGCCATATTATGGCGATGTTTATACCATCATTATTTGCGCCATTTTTATTTAGAATGTTCAGTTTGTTTACCATGCTACTGCTTGGATTAATTGTAATGAGTGTGGCGATCACCATTGCAATCTTAGATCAAAGTTATTGGGGATATTGGAGCGCTTTGGTCTGTTTAGGCATAGGTTGGAACTTTTTGTTTGTCGGCGGCACCACATTGTTATCTCAACAATATGACAAACAAGAAAGTTTTACTGTACAGGCCATGAATGACTTTTGTGTATTCAGTACACAGGCAGTGATGTCATTGTCGGCTGGTTGGATTGTTTTTAATTATGGTTGGTTTGCGCTGAATTTAATTGCAGTACCACTGCTGATATTTGCGTTAGTGATGATTGCACGGTGGTATTTTTCAAACCATAAAACCAAACAAGCTACCTAG
- a CDS encoding nitronate monooxygenase produces the protein MKTPITELLGIEHPILLPGMSWISTPELVAAVSNAGGLGILATGPLNKEQTRDAIRKVRTLTDKPFGIGATLMMPGATDNAKVALEEKVPVINFSLGKGDWIVKAAHEYGGKVIATVVSEKHAKSAEKIGADALLVTGHEAAAHGGDVTSLVLVPAISSKVNIPVIATGGFADGRGLLAALALGADGIAMGSRFATSKESPLHQKTKDAVVERDENQTIYGNNFDGLYARVMKTPASVKAMKKPISFIKAALLSVQAAKIANMPVTTILAGLVVQFDKIKLLSLFGAATKKIQAATVDGDLDTGVQFIGQTQGLINDQPSVQEIINRTVEQAEIRCGELHARF, from the coding sequence ATGAAAACCCCAATTACCGAATTACTGGGTATCGAGCACCCAATTTTATTGCCTGGCATGAGCTGGATCAGCACACCTGAGTTAGTTGCTGCGGTCAGTAACGCAGGTGGATTGGGTATTTTGGCTACAGGGCCATTAAATAAAGAACAAACACGTGATGCCATCAGAAAGGTTCGCACGTTAACCGACAAGCCATTTGGTATTGGCGCCACATTGATGATGCCTGGTGCCACCGATAATGCAAAAGTGGCACTTGAAGAAAAAGTCCCCGTTATCAACTTTTCATTAGGAAAAGGCGACTGGATCGTGAAAGCGGCACATGAATATGGCGGTAAAGTGATTGCAACAGTGGTTTCTGAGAAACATGCTAAAAGCGCTGAAAAAATTGGAGCCGATGCGTTACTGGTTACCGGTCACGAAGCTGCGGCTCACGGTGGCGATGTCACGTCCTTAGTATTGGTGCCTGCCATTTCATCTAAAGTAAATATTCCGGTCATAGCCACAGGCGGTTTTGCAGATGGTCGCGGTTTACTAGCAGCGTTAGCACTCGGGGCGGATGGTATTGCCATGGGCTCACGTTTTGCAACCAGTAAAGAAAGCCCGCTGCATCAAAAAACCAAAGATGCCGTGGTTGAACGTGATGAAAATCAAACCATTTATGGCAATAACTTTGATGGCTTATATGCACGGGTGATGAAAACCCCTGCATCGGTAAAAGCCATGAAGAAGCCGATTAGTTTTATAAAGGCGGCACTACTCAGCGTACAAGCTGCAAAAATTGCTAACATGCCGGTTACGACTATTCTTGCAGGCCTAGTTGTGCAGTTTGATAAAATAAAACTGCTTAGCTTGTTTGGTGCGGCAACCAAAAAAATTCAAGCAGCGACAGTGGATGGTGATTTAGACACAGGTGTGCAATTTATTGGGCAAACCCAAGGTTTAATTAATGACCAACCTAGCGTGCAAGAGATTATCAACCGTACCGTTGAACAGGCTGAGATCCGTTGTGGTGAATTACACGCACGTTTTTAA
- a CDS encoding DMT family transporter — protein sequence MTSQFKLGLGLALVASFMFSLKPILIKEAYALGANSEGLMVLRMWFAFPFYLALLIWQYPQLASKKRYIASAVATGFLGYFLSSYLDLLALESISAHAERIILYAYPSLVVLIKAAWDKKMPSKNVLFAVVIVYAGLIVLLPGEFTLHGSWLGLMLMLSCAVTFAIYVLLSKPLIEKLGAGLFTSIAMVSSCLFTQVNLLNTPIQAVLDYSWSIYGYGFALAFFSTVIPSYAMSAAIARIGSERTAITGTTGPLFTTLLAVWILGETLTGFHLAGLGLVILGVFLISKPISAIK from the coding sequence GTGACATCACAATTTAAACTAGGGTTAGGCTTGGCATTAGTGGCAAGTTTTATGTTTTCATTGAAACCCATTCTCATTAAAGAAGCTTATGCACTGGGTGCCAATAGTGAAGGCTTGATGGTATTACGGATGTGGTTTGCATTTCCTTTTTATTTGGCGTTGCTCATTTGGCAATATCCGCAATTAGCATCCAAAAAACGTTACATTGCATCCGCCGTTGCCACCGGTTTTTTGGGCTACTTTCTATCTAGTTATTTAGATTTATTAGCGCTAGAAAGCATCAGCGCCCATGCTGAGCGAATTATTCTATACGCTTACCCAAGCCTTGTTGTTCTGATCAAAGCAGCATGGGATAAAAAGATGCCATCTAAAAATGTGCTGTTTGCTGTAGTGATTGTGTATGCAGGGCTGATTGTACTATTGCCCGGTGAATTTACCCTACACGGTTCTTGGTTGGGTTTAATGCTTATGCTCAGCTGTGCAGTGACATTTGCTATCTATGTACTACTCAGCAAACCTTTAATTGAAAAACTCGGGGCGGGATTATTTACATCCATAGCCATGGTGAGCTCGTGCTTATTCACACAAGTGAATTTATTGAATACGCCGATACAAGCGGTGTTAGATTATTCATGGAGTATTTATGGCTATGGCTTTGCACTCGCATTTTTTAGCACCGTGATTCCAAGCTACGCCATGAGTGCCGCCATTGCGCGTATTGGTTCAGAGCGTACAGCCATAACCGGCACCACTGGCCCCTTATTCACAACACTGTTAGCGGTTTGGATTTTAGGTGAAACCCTCACTGGGTTTCACCTAGCAGGGCTGGGACTGGTTATCTTAGGTGTATTTTTAATTAGTAAGCCAATATCGGCTATTAAATAG
- a CDS encoding BLUF domain-containing protein encodes MYLMRLIYCSKVTSVFKTEDIDHILETARKRNKDQNITGVLCFNRKYFLQCIEGSREAVNDAYHRILKDPRHDGIILLGYSQIFHRDFDTWQMAFVPEKKITDEINLKYSQTRDFDPFTMNGESTYQMPLELSKNIPAI; translated from the coding sequence ATGTATCTAATGCGTTTAATCTATTGCAGTAAAGTGACCAGTGTTTTTAAAACCGAGGATATAGACCATATCTTGGAAACCGCACGTAAGCGAAATAAAGATCAAAACATAACAGGTGTCTTATGCTTTAATCGGAAGTATTTCTTGCAGTGTATTGAAGGCAGTAGAGAAGCGGTGAATGATGCTTACCATCGAATTTTAAAAGACCCCCGCCACGACGGCATAATTTTGCTTGGTTACAGTCAAATTTTTCACAGGGACTTTGACACTTGGCAGATGGCATTTGTGCCAGAGAAAAAAATCACGGATGAGATAAACCTAAAGTATTCCCAAACCCGTGATTTTGATCCGTTTACAATGAACGGCGAGAGCACCTATCAAATGCCTTTAGAATTAAGTAAGAATATTCCCGCTATTTAA
- the ilvN gene encoding acetolactate synthase small subunit — protein MRHIISILLENEPGALARVVGLFAQRSYNIETLTVAPTEDPTLSRMTITTSGPDRVIEQITKQLNKLIEVVKLVDLTEGAHLERELMLIKVKASGSQRAEIKRTADIFRGQIVDVTANVYTIQLTGATDKLEAFIEAIGTNCILETVRTGVSGIARGEKTLSL, from the coding sequence ATGAGACATATAATTTCCATTTTATTAGAAAACGAACCGGGTGCCTTAGCACGTGTGGTAGGTTTGTTTGCTCAGCGCTCTTACAACATTGAAACGTTAACCGTTGCGCCAACTGAAGACCCAACGTTGTCTCGTATGACGATTACGACGTCAGGTCCGGACCGTGTAATTGAGCAAATCACTAAACAATTAAATAAATTAATTGAAGTGGTGAAGCTGGTTGATTTAACTGAAGGTGCGCATCTTGAGCGTGAACTGATGTTAATCAAAGTAAAAGCGTCAGGTTCACAACGTGCTGAAATTAAACGTACTGCGGATATTTTCCGTGGTCAAATTGTAGATGTAACTGCAAACGTTTATACCATACAGCTAACCGGTGCCACCGATAAGCTAGAAGCGTTTATCGAAGCCATTGGTACAAACTGTATTTTAGAAACAGTGCGTACAGGTGTATCTGGTATCGCTCGTGGTGAGAAGACACTTAGCCTGTAA
- a CDS encoding acetolactate synthase 3 large subunit — translation MEMLSGGEMLVRSLHEEGVEYVYGYPGGSLLHVYDAFYQQEAVKHVLVRHEQAATHMADGYARATGKPGVVMVTSGPGATNTITGIATAFTDSIPMIVITGQVMSHLIGDDAFQETDMMGISRPIVKHSFSIKHPSEIADTVKKAFYIATSGRPGPVVIDIPKDMTIPNDRHEFSYPKKVKIRSYAPPAKGHSGQIRKAVELLLSAKRPMIYSGGGVVLGQASEQLRKLVRELNYPITQTLMGLGAYPATDRQSLGMLGMHGSYEANMAMHHSDVILAIGARFDDRVTNAVSKFCPDAKIVHIDIDPSSISKTVTVDIPIVGPVDSVLDDFLEIIAEIGQKPDQKAIESWWKQIEEWRKRHGGEYEKNDNGLLKPQEAIEGLWKATNGDAYICSDVGQHQMFAAQYYKFDKPNRWINSGGLGTMGFGFPAAMGVKLNFPDEMVVCVTGEGSIQMNIQEMSTCLQYGIPVKIFCLNNGYLGMVRQWQDMNYEGRHSSSYMESLPDWTMLAESYGHVGINVETKDQLQGAMDDCFGKYKDRLVFVNVAVDPEEHVYPMQVPMGTMRDMWLSKTERT, via the coding sequence GTGGAAATGCTTTCCGGCGGAGAAATGTTAGTTCGCTCCCTTCACGAAGAGGGTGTTGAATATGTTTATGGTTACCCAGGTGGTAGCTTGTTACACGTGTATGATGCGTTTTATCAACAAGAAGCGGTCAAGCACGTCTTAGTACGTCACGAACAAGCGGCTACTCACATGGCTGACGGTTACGCTCGCGCTACAGGCAAGCCTGGTGTGGTAATGGTGACGTCTGGTCCTGGTGCAACCAATACCATTACTGGTATTGCGACTGCATTCACTGATTCGATCCCTATGATCGTGATTACCGGTCAGGTAATGAGCCATCTAATTGGTGATGATGCGTTCCAAGAAACCGATATGATGGGTATTTCTCGTCCGATCGTGAAACACAGCTTCAGCATTAAGCACCCAAGCGAAATTGCCGATACGGTGAAAAAGGCGTTCTACATTGCAACGTCTGGTCGCCCGGGCCCTGTGGTAATTGATATTCCTAAAGATATGACGATTCCAAATGATCGCCATGAATTCTCTTACCCTAAAAAAGTAAAAATTCGCTCTTACGCACCCCCAGCGAAAGGCCATAGCGGTCAAATTCGCAAAGCGGTTGAGTTATTACTATCGGCTAAGCGCCCAATGATTTATTCAGGCGGTGGCGTGGTATTAGGCCAAGCGTCTGAGCAGCTGCGCAAATTGGTACGTGAATTAAACTACCCAATTACCCAAACCCTAATGGGTTTAGGTGCTTACCCGGCTACTGATCGTCAGTCTTTGGGTATGCTGGGTATGCACGGCTCTTATGAAGCTAACATGGCCATGCATCACTCTGATGTGATCCTAGCCATTGGTGCTCGTTTTGACGACCGTGTAACCAATGCGGTAAGCAAGTTTTGCCCAGATGCGAAAATTGTACACATTGATATCGACCCATCTTCGATTTCTAAAACAGTAACCGTTGATATTCCAATTGTCGGCCCAGTGGATAGCGTATTGGATGATTTCTTAGAAATCATCGCTGAGATAGGCCAAAAGCCAGATCAAAAAGCCATTGAGTCTTGGTGGAAACAAATTGAAGAATGGCGCAAGCGTCATGGCGGCGAGTACGAGAAAAACGACAACGGCTTGTTAAAACCACAAGAAGCAATTGAAGGTTTATGGAAAGCCACTAATGGTGATGCTTATATTTGTTCTGACGTAGGTCAGCACCAAATGTTTGCTGCGCAATATTATAAGTTTGATAAACCAAACCGTTGGATCAACTCTGGTGGCCTTGGCACCATGGGCTTTGGTTTCCCTGCGGCCATGGGGGTTAAATTAAACTTCCCAGATGAAATGGTTGTGTGTGTAACGGGTGAAGGTTCGATTCAAATGAACATTCAAGAAATGTCGACGTGTTTACAGTACGGCATTCCTGTGAAAATTTTCTGCTTAAATAATGGTTATCTTGGCATGGTTCGCCAATGGCAAGATATGAACTATGAAGGTCGTCACTCAAGCTCTTACATGGAGTCACTACCAGATTGGACCATGTTAGCGGAAAGTTATGGTCACGTAGGTATTAACGTTGAAACCAAAGACCAGCTTCAAGGTGCTATGGATGACTGCTTTGGTAAGTACAAAGACCGTTTAGTATTTGTAAACGTAGCAGTAGATCCAGAAGAACATGTTTACCCAATGCAGGTGCCAATGGGAACCATGCGTGACATGTGGTTAAGTAAAACGGAGCGCACCTAA
- a CDS encoding DUF4124 domain-containing protein yields MRVITSLFTLFLLASAHAGQVYKWTDENGQTHFSQFPPATAPAENIEVNAPKAANSKQATEQLQKMRQQLQEQVVDRTTESEEEKQAAEEAQRMAENCKKAKQRLTDLKNNGRIYRTLENGEREWYDEKGRENLIKDAQKDVTKYCSK; encoded by the coding sequence ATGCGCGTAATAACCTCACTTTTTACCTTGTTTTTACTGGCTTCTGCCCACGCTGGACAAGTTTACAAGTGGACCGATGAAAACGGTCAGACCCACTTTTCACAGTTTCCACCAGCAACCGCCCCCGCTGAAAACATTGAAGTGAATGCACCAAAAGCCGCTAATTCTAAACAAGCCACTGAGCAGTTACAAAAAATGCGTCAACAGCTTCAAGAGCAGGTAGTCGATCGCACCACAGAATCTGAAGAAGAAAAACAAGCAGCAGAAGAAGCCCAGCGTATGGCAGAAAACTGCAAAAAAGCCAAACAACGTTTAACTGACCTTAAAAACAATGGTCGTATTTACAGAACATTAGAAAACGGTGAACGCGAATGGTATGACGAAAAGGGTCGTGAAAACCTCATCAAAGATGCGCAAAAGGATGTAACCAAGTACTGCTCTAAATAG